In Arvicola amphibius chromosome 13, mArvAmp1.2, whole genome shotgun sequence, a genomic segment contains:
- the Gnrh1 gene encoding progonadoliberin-1, whose amino-acid sequence MCLRVEMIPKLVAAVLLLSLGLEGCSSQHWSYGLRPGGKRSVEHLVDSFQEMGKEVDQPAEPQHFECTVHWPRSPLRDLRGALESLIEEETRQKKM is encoded by the exons ATGTGCCTTAGAGTCGAGATGATCCCCAAACTTGTAGCTGCTGTTCTTCTGCTGAGTCTGGGTTTGGAAGGCTGTTCCAGCCAGCACTGGTCCTATGGGTTGCGCCCCGGAGGAAAGAGAAGCGTGGAACACTTGGTCGATTCTTTCCAAGAG ATGGGCAAAGAGGTGGATCAACCGGCAGAACCCCAGCACTTCGAATGCACTGTCCACTGGCCCCGCTCGCCCCTCAGGGACCTGCGAGGAGCTCTG GAAAGTCTGATTGAAGAGGAAACCAGGCAGAAGAAGATGTAA